In the genome of Primulina eburnea isolate SZY01 chromosome 13, ASM2296580v1, whole genome shotgun sequence, the window AAATTAAAATGAAAGAGTGCAACAGAGATGGTTTCAGTGAATGCTGCTATTTACATCCAACACACATAGTTGTAGGTGTGTGTGCGTTTTGCCTGAACGAGAGGCTCTTAGTTTTAGCAGCTAATTCACACCAAACCCAAATCTGTCACCTTCACCAGAACAAAAACATccacacattctacgatattttaTCTGCCAAAGTTTGGATCCGAAATATCTGCCAAAGTTTTGGATCGTCGGATCGAAGTTAAGCCGAAGAAATCAGATCATCAGAATCTGATCATCTCTTCATCATCTGTGTACAGCCAAGAAGGTATGATTTGCTGATAAGAAAATGTAGTCCTACTTTATTTGGATGCGAACTCTACTTTTTTAGAAACTTTTTATGTGACATATATATCCAGCAAGTAGTATAACGTAGAGTGATCCATTATTTGATGAAATCGCCAAGTTCATGTAGAGAATAAAGAATGTTTCCTCTAAGGGTTTTTCCTTGTCCGAAATTCTTCTAGCTGCTGCAATCTGAGCCCTTTTAAACTCTTTTGCTGATCAGAGAAAGCAATGTTTATTATCTGTACACGAAAAACTTGAAATCTTTGTAGAGAACTACAACGTTACCAGTACTTAGAGTGCTATTTTTGTGTGTCACCTAAGATTCTTTTatttcaatcaaatttgaagaTACTGATATTGCATCATGGGACAAGGAGAACATCTCCAAAGCACCACTTGATCATCAAAGTGAATATGACAACTCCAATGATGCCAAGAAGAATATCAAAAGTGTTGTAGATCACGTGAAACATCACGCGACGGTGTTGAGGTGGCGAAGGCCTATTGACCACATCATCCATCTCATTAGATGGAAGAGGTCCAACAAAGGCAGTTTGTGCCATGACGCAAAGCTTGAAGGAGCAAATTTTAGATATGGATGGATGAAGAATCTCACAAAGGATAAAGGGCTTTTTGGATAGAACGGGAATATCCACAGTTTCTAATTCTGGGGCATTAATTTTAATAGACAGTGTAATACTTCAGTTCTTACTTTTGTCGAGCATATGTTGAAATTTAACCGACACACTCCTACATAAtaaatttgttatttttaagATGAACATATACCATTAATATAAGTAGAATAATTAATCGATAATACCAAAAATATCATTAAAGATGAGTTCAAATATTAGTTAATTTTTCGAATGGAATAAAATCAGTTTTTCATGTTACTCGGAGTCGACTCAAGCTTCAGTTCGATTTCTAATCTCATTCAACGGAAATTTAACACGgctaattaaatcaattattatcttatatttttatttaatcgtTGAACAGTAAACATACATATTATACTAATATATAGTGAAGAATACTTTTATTGaaataaataacttaaaaaaGGGATACTGTGCACAAAGTAGCAATATTAAAAAagccaaaataatattttgacaaGAAAAAGGCTCTTATCCacaaaaataatcaagaaaatgGAGCTTGGATAAAATGTAAAAGGGGAACACCTTTATTTTGCTTTAATTTTAAAGGTTTCCCATTGTCAAAAATACTTTAGAGGGCACATTTATATTAATTTGTCATTGCATGTAAAATGtccatatttgctcaaaagtgTATATTATTTAATACACCTAGCAACAATCCTATGGCGAATTGGTAGGCCTCTAACTGAGATTCTGCAACAGTCCATGTGCTCAGATTCTGCAACTTTGGACttaaaattttgtaaaaaatcTCTTAGTTAGCTCACAAATTTGAATACACAATAGTGAGAAGTTATTATATGTTTAAACGAGAGTAGTTCTCTCTCTGTTTTAATATGATTAGATCACGTTGATTTCTCAATTATCAAGAACTAAAATGTTGTTAAAAGGGAAACATTACAGGGAAGAATCGTGAAGCTTGTGCATGTTTTGAACACAAACTAAAGTCGTGAAGCTTGTCGTTTAAAGTCAAGAAACAGTGCATACATGGCCACTTTTTACACTTGGATAATGCAATGAAATCCACAACACTTGAAGCTTGTGCGTGTTTGGAACACAAACTAAAATTAAGAGTTAAAATGAAAGCAAGTGTCAACTCTTGAATGGCTTGTAAACCTTAAGATGAGCAGCAACTCCGGCAATAGAACCTGCAGCTGCTGCAATAGATACAATCAAGCAAGTGACACTTAGAATCTGAAGGCCAATCCATCTGGCACTCCATGTGGGAATCCTCTTCTGCACAATGTACATTTCCACGGGGAAATAAACCGTTAGTGGCCAGAATCCCAACGCGCCAAGAATCCCAACGATGTCCGTAAAGAACGGCAGTGCCATAGCAATGACATTAGTTACGACCACAAAAATGGATCTCCAAACAAGCCTAAAGAGATTGAGCTTGTAAGGCTCGTAGCCTGGGATGGGGATGGGGATGGAGATTTCTTTGGTGATGAATTCGCTTTCAGGAAACCATGTAGCGGCCGTTTTTTGGACAAACGCGAAAAGGGGTTGACAAAATACTTGATACGCTCCAACGAGATGGATTATAATCGCAGCATTCGCTATATCAATAAGCCAAGAGGGACTGAAATAGCCGAAACCGGTGAGTAGGTTCCCAGGGGCTTGGTCTCCGAATGCTGCATAGCCGAAGCAGGCACATGACATGTAGAAAACTGTTGTCACTATTACGCTTAGTGAAGTGGCTTTTCTCATTGTCTTGTATTCGGATGGTGGAGATTTGATCGTATCCTACCAATTGAAAACAAATAGATCAGAACAATTTTTTGTCAATGAGTTAAAGTTCAACCAGAGTGTAAAAATAAGATGGAAACTATTTTCTCGAGATTTTGAGCTCCTCGGAGATTGCCGAACAATGATACAGGATTTTTGGTCATGGGATCGATCAAGTTGGCTGAAGAAATCTATCTAAAAGTACATACATTTATCTACATGTATATTCGACATGAAAGTGGCAGTTCAATCATCAAAGTGGGCGACTGGCCTTACAGCAGCGATTAGTTCGTGTCTCACTCTCTCCCAAATCAACCCCacacaatcaaatcaataataaaatataatctaTCACTTAAGTTACCATCATCACTCGTTTTGATCCTGGATTCTAGTGCAAATATTCAAGGATACCTGAATTTCAATGAGAACGAGGGAGAAAGAATAGGCAAATGCGATGGCTCCAAGGGCTTGAAAGCTCCTCCAGATTTTTGCTGCTTGAGTTACTTCTCCTGGACCGGTGCCAACGGTAACCCCAGTTAGACTTCCCTTGATTTTCCCGTTTTCTGTCATTCAAATCTTCAAATGTAAAAAAAACAACATATTTGATCGATGAGAGGAGGCCACCACCATCGAAATAACTCAAATTTCATGTAATGTCTCCCATGCAAGTCAAcccatttattaaattttgaagtttgcatatgaATTCCCTTACCTGCAAGCTTTGAAATGCCTATAACAAGGCCAATGGTGGAATACGTGAAGGACATAACAGCCGCAACGATAGAGAGCCACCATAGTTGGTCGAAATTCGGGATTTGGGAGAGTATTACTTCAATCACACCAAATGCAATCATGTAAGGCTTGCTTGAAATTATGCAGGGACTGTCCTTTCCTTTTGTGTTGAAGCAATAAGACCTCATAATTGCCCTGTTCAGTAATGTTCGTCAAATTTCTGTCACACCAGGTGCATTTCAAGCCATGCCCACTCAAATGGGATCCTCTAGACTCTCACAAACAGAACAATTGCAATTTCATTTGTAATATTTTGGATTCCCTAGAGTAATATTCATGTCTctatccagtacttgtgtgaaaAAGGGTTTCAAATTAATTTTCTGAAACAGACATTGAAATCATTGGTCTACCGGGCTACATTACAGTTCCATAGAAAATGAAATATAAGCCTTGAATACATTCTTACATCATGCTTAAAGAAGAAGCTATGGTGTAACCAACAGCAGCCCCAAAAATATTCAAATACTGAACTGCTCCACATGCTTTAACCTGGATCCCACCTGAAATTCAAGAAAATATCCAATATAAGTCATGTAAGTCCAAGCAATACATTATACATGTAGAATGCTGATATgggtaaaattttaaaagaaaaagctACCAACTTTACGTATTTTCCCTAAGATCAGATGCACTAAGTGGAGCAAACattcaaaaaattaaatcatagCTAAATCATATCTAAATGCAACATTTCAAGTTACCTAGATGAGCCCGTACCGCTTCCATGTAAGTGTGGTTTCTCTTTCCGGCATCGGGGTTCTCGGTCCGGTAAGACGTAGCCAGAAGCAAAGAATTGAAATATGTCACCAATGAGAAAAAAAGCAACATAACCGGACCTGCCAACCATCCCAACTGCGCCGTTGCCCAAGACAAGGACAGAACTCCAGAGCCAATAACTGCCGTTATAATGTGTGCACTAGCAGTCCATACAGTTCCTATCGACAAACAAAAAATGCAAGAACATGTTTGACAATACTACTCTAAATTCAGCATTGATgcattatgaatttataaatcCAATAATTATAAAGACGAACCGGTTCTTTTGAGTCGACCATCGTCGTCGAGATAGGTGGAGGAGCCTCCCTCCGGAGGCACGTTGATGGAGAGGTCAATGGCAATCGAGTCTCTATTGTCACGCACCATTGTTTGGTTTCTTTCAACTCAAGATCCGATCCAatgcaaaaacgaaaataacagaGTTGTAGGACAGAGAGATTCAAAAACTCAGGCTACTATTCAGGAAGATGAAATAattagtgtatatatatatatgtgtgtgtgtgtatgtgtaatATGGATTAAGAAATTTAGTTCATGCGATGTAGAAATTTTCCACTGTATTTTCTTTCTTACCAAATTccaatacacacacacattacaTGCACACGTCGAAGTATCTGCATGCATTTCTTTTTCTAAATCCATACAAAACAAtccaaattaaaataaaaggtaTTGAAACTTCAACGCAAGTTTATAAATTACACTCGATCCACCATGAAAAGGGACAGTGGGGGAATATTTAATAtggatttaattaatttgtgaTGACGATTCAGTAATTTTCTCAAATTGTTTTATTGAGAATCGTACTTGCTAGATGACTCGTTACGTCGAACATTTGCATGTTAGATAGAATGCATTAAATATTTCGGTCGGTGCAAAATAATGTattaaaacaaaattaatttgaaattaaattatcatgttaatatttttaaatttaatcattattatGAAGCAATTAGGATATATAATTAGTTTCTCAAAAGTCAAAGAGTAACTTTAACATAATTTTAATAGGTTGGGGGCATTATTATTGATCCTATAATGGGTTTTTAGGAGTTGTGGCAgggaaatttatatttttgttgtttttaattACGATTTTTTGTCATTTTGTAAGTCAATTTACTTTTTTATCCactaaatttatattttgatattttttatcGAAATGTTGACGTAACACTAAATAATGACGACGAAAATTATTGACACGGGGACGAGACATTCTTGCATATCCAATGCAACGGAAGCAACATGACCAAACATtgaaaaaaatatgataaaaacataatttttcctagagaaattttattgaatgtaaAGTAGATAGGATTAAATGCACAACCAACAGAAATGATGGACATTTTGTCAACCTTCGTCTCCTTCTCCTATTTGGCTACATGTCAATCGGACCAAAAACTGGACAACATTTTCTACCAATGTTATTTATTATTCTTACATTGTTCCAAGTGAAGGCTTGAAATTTCAGTACGGCCCCACAAATTCCCATCTTCCATGCCTTCAATCAAGCCGAGAATACCACTTAACGTTATCTATTAATAATTTCCCAACGCAAACAAATATAATGAATATTCCAACACCATGAACACAGACGATTCGTTCAAGAAACCAGGAGCTGTTCCATTCAAGTGGGAGATCCGACCCGGTGTTCCTAAGGTCCGTAACCAACCGAAGCAAACTACGCCCGTGATCAAACCTCCGCCAGCCAGGTCCTATTTCACGCTTCCATTGAAGCCTCAAAGGCGGGTACCTGGCCAGCCCGACATCGTCTCATCGGGCGGGTGCTTCCCTTCTCCCAAGAGGGTGAAGAAGAGAAACGAACTAGActattatgatcccgaatactCTTCCTTTTCTAGTAGGAGGTCTCGGTCATCGTTATCTTCTGCATTTGGCTCATCAGTATCAGATATCCGAGCCATGAGTGATGCCGAGTGGGCTACTTTCGGGTTATTTTATTCGAATTAATCATAATCAAAAGTCTTTTCTCCTCCTCTCCCATATTAGTTATTTTGTTGTTTAAATATTTGGCGTGCACGTACATCAATCCCACACTAATGCAATGACCAAATTCGGACAAATAATTATTGGTTTAACTGGAAAAACACGTGCAATGATGTACAAAATCCTTATATGTTTGGAtaacttaataaaaaaaatcttgcTCCGATGTTAGTGTGCATGTTTTCACAAATACAACTAAGACAGGCTGCATGAGCCTGcatatatatattatctttATCTTGCTATTAATGCATATAGAGATAATATTGCACATTTTACACACTAAAATAGTATTCGTTCAAATTTCATTACATCATTCATACCATTAATAAGTTGGCTTCTGCCACTAATTTCAGTCAAGGGGTCAATATCCCCACATTTAtttttccttcacaacctcacAGTCGTGTCATTTAAAAGGTCATTTTCACCCACTTACAAACCTTTTATACGATCGAAACACAGAGTAATTGAGTCAAGCTAGTTTCGACATGAAcaaaaaataatccaaaactTACTCTTTATTGACAAACATAACTCTGCAATCGAGACAGATAGAGCACCTTAGTTGTGATGCATGAGTGGATCCttactgatatatatataactatcAGACTAATATATGTGTATGGTGGAGAGCGAGCCGGTCTTTGTGAACCGCGcgatatatattttattgatCTTCTTAATCGTAATAGCGAATATTTGTGAGTGATAATAATGGAATATTGATTTTAGTAGTGTTAACTAAGTAAGTTGGGTCCTAAAAATTGAAATAGACGATTTTGAAACATCTATAATTAGTTATTTGATCAAGTACTGGATCAAATGTGTTTTTAATATCTTGAATGAAAGTCATTCCTTATAATTTCTCCTCGTGTTTAACATCAAATTTGGATTTCCTGACAGGAAGAAGTGCTGCAACTTTCACTGCATTGTGGTGTAAGACAACACAGGATCATGCATCCTTTTCTATAGAAGCAGGCGTGTTTTAGTGGTAGGGTACGTACCTAATAATTCTTGTCACTTGCTGTGGTCTCAATAACGGTTTGCCTAAACGAACACGTTTTATCGACTGTTCTTTTCTTCTCTAATTAATGGGACACTACTTATAAATTTCAAGTGCACCATTGCTTTCCATAAATAGTCATGGAACATACATATCACGCTCAAATCTGGGAAGATCAAGATTCCCACAAGTAGCGTTGGAAGATTTATATGAAAAATAGTTTtctgtttttttaaaaagaggCTGAATATATCAGAAACACAACCTGAATATATAAGAGAGTCCGACTAAGAAGGCTAAACCCCATGCATGCTTCTCATGTTGGAATATATATAGCGTGATTTGTGTCAGAAACTACCTCATCCTAGCTATTTTATGACATGTAAATAAGGTCACGTGTTCCCATGAAACGGGAATGTTTGATATCTCCATTACTCGCTCGAGTTCAAGATAAGAATTGTAGCACAGTACTCGATTCATTGTATTTTCCGACAATCTTATTTGGTTTTTCTCTGTTCATTGCTTCAAGTGGACTCATCTGTTATATTCTGTGTGTATAGAAATACGCACATTTTCTGCTCATCAAAGTCAATCAGACGGTTTctagattattttaaaattcataTTCTTCAAGCTACCTAGTTGACTCTTTCCCCTTAAAGACTGAATTCAAAGCAAGCCAGATTTGAATTCCAAACACACCATTTTAGAATTCAACAACACAATTAACACATGGTTTGAGTTAGTCAAAAATGGTTAATTTGATTATATAAACAATgatgttttaattttttgttttgtttcctAAACTTCACCTATATAAACAATGATGTTTTAATTTTTCGTTTTCTTTCCTAAACTTCACCTATAAAGTTCTCAAATACTATAGGAAGTACTCGTATACTTGTGGTTGCAGCTTAGTCTGAACTTTCACATCAGAAAGGCTTTCTAGACAGTATTAGGGAAGTGGTTCTTTTGTGTTCAGGCTTTGACGACTAATTTGTTGATAGCAGTCATAAAATATGGAGGTACGCACAAGCAAGATGATTAGTCTTAATAGCTCTAATTATCAACTTTGGAAAAGTAAGATGAAAGATCTTCTATTCGTCACCAAGATGCATTTACCGGTGTTCAGCGAGTCTAAACCAGATGAGAAATCAGATGCTGAATGAAACCTCGAGCACGAGCAAGTTTGCGTGTACATCCGACAATTTGTCGATGAcaacgtctataatcacatctctAACGAGACACATGCTCGTACGCTTTGGACAATGTTAGAGACAATATATGCCTCCAAAACTGGCAACAACAAATTGTTCTATTTGAGCAAGCTTGTCCAGGTTCGATACAAAGAAAGAACTCTGGTCGCAGATCATCTGAACGAGATTCAAAGATTCGTAGAGCAGTAATTATCAAGTATGAGCATTAAACTTGATGACGAAGGTGATAGCTCTGATTGTGCTAGCTTCATTGTCGGAGTCTTGGGAGAGTCCGAAGGTATCACTCACGAACACAACACCAGGAGGAGTCGTGAGTATGGACTTCATCAAGAGTGTCATCTTGAATGAAGAGATGAGGAGGAGATCTCAAGGATCCTCTACCTCATAGTCATATGTTTTGGCTGCTGAGTCAAGGGGGAGGAGCAAGATCAAGAAAAACACAAATCAGAAGCCAAGAAGAAGCAAGTCTTCGAGGAGATATGTCAACATAAAATGTTACCACTGTGGAGAAAACAAACATATTAAAAATACTGTCGAAAACCGAAAGACAAACATGAAATCGATGATGAGCAAACAAACACCATTGACGAATTCAATGTTGTTCACGAGCTAGAGCAGGAGTCCGTAAATTTGGCAACTTAAGTTACTAGTTGGGTGATCGACAGTGGAGCAATAGTCCACGTCACATCTCGAAGAGAATGCTTTACATCCTACACACAAGGGGACTTTGGTATGGTGAGGATGGGAATAACGACTTATCCAGGGTCGTGGGAAAGGGAGATGTGAGATTGACTACCGTGGATGACTCTACATTGATCCTGAAAGACGTCAGGCATGTGCCAGATATACGCCTGAGTCTGATATCGGTCGATGACTCGATGAAGAAATTTTCTGCACAACTTTCTGAAATGGGATATGCAAGATTTCAAAATAATCACTAATGGTAGCAAAAAGATTAAAGATGTCAAAGCTGTATGTAGTTCAGAAAAATTATTCTGAATGTGTGAACTACACACGGGAAGAAAACTCAACAGCGTTGTGGCACCGACGTCTTAGTCACATAAGTGAAAAGAATCTTACACGTCTTGTGAGCAAGCAAGTTCTGCCCGGTATAAAGCAGGTTCATATGAAACAATGCACAAACTGCTT includes:
- the LOC140809537 gene encoding amino acid permease 3-like isoform X1, with product MVRDNRDSIAIDLSINVPPEGGSSTYLDDDGRLKRTGTVWTASAHIITAVIGSGVLSLSWATAQLGWLAGPVMLLFFSLVTYFNSLLLATSYRTENPDAGKRNHTYMEAVRAHLGGIQVKACGAVQYLNIFGAAVGYTIASSLSMMAIMRSYCFNTKGKDSPCIISSKPYMIAFGVIEVILSQIPNFDQLWWLSIVAAVMSFTYSTIGLVIGISKLAENGKIKGSLTGVTVGTGPGEVTQAAKIWRSFQALGAIAFAYSFSLVLIEIQDTIKSPPSEYKTMRKATSLSVIVTTVFYMSCACFGYAAFGDQAPGNLLTGFGYFSPSWLIDIANAAIIIHLVGAYQVFCQPLFAFVQKTAATWFPESEFITKEISIPIPIPGYEPYKLNLFRLVWRSIFVVVTNVIAMALPFFTDIVGILGALGFWPLTVYFPVEMYIVQKRIPTWSARWIGLQILSVTCLIVSIAAAAGSIAGVAAHLKVYKPFKS
- the LOC140809537 gene encoding amino acid permease 3-like isoform X2: MVGRSGYVAFFLIGDIFQFFASGYVLPDREPRCRKEKPHLHGSGGIQVKACGAVQYLNIFGAAVGYTIASSLSMMAIMRSYCFNTKGKDSPCIISSKPYMIAFGVIEVILSQIPNFDQLWWLSIVAAVMSFTYSTIGLVIGISKLAENGKIKGSLTGVTVGTGPGEVTQAAKIWRSFQALGAIAFAYSFSLVLIEIQDTIKSPPSEYKTMRKATSLSVIVTTVFYMSCACFGYAAFGDQAPGNLLTGFGYFSPSWLIDIANAAIIIHLVGAYQVFCQPLFAFVQKTAATWFPESEFITKEISIPIPIPGYEPYKLNLFRLVWRSIFVVVTNVIAMALPFFTDIVGILGALGFWPLTVYFPVEMYIVQKRIPTWSARWIGLQILSVTCLIVSIAAAAGSIAGVAAHLKVYKPFKS